From the Brienomyrus brachyistius isolate T26 chromosome 23, BBRACH_0.4, whole genome shotgun sequence genome, the window atatacagccTCTTTTTAGAATATGTAATCATGACATTAAAGAATTTGTGGTTGGTTAGAATCAATTCCCAGCCGAAGAGAAGTTCTCCTTTAAGTCTGCCTGGGACCCCGATATGACGTGTTCGTTTTATGTAGCATTCTCCTAACAACTTTGGTGCCAGAATGTGACGGGAGCACTTTGCTGGATTGcttgaataaaagaaataacttTGCTCACCAACTGAGAGGTCCGGAGTTTTATTCTAAGTGGCTCAGCCAGAGTTATCTGTgaggttgatttataatttaactAGCTTATTACATAAGTATGCAGAAACATCTTGCTGTATCTTGTTTGGTACATCATTTTTAGTTAATGGCACACAATACAATacgatgaatgaatgaatacttttttttttgacagggttggaacctaaaattacaagTAGTTCTTCAACACTGAAAACATTATGTAACTGTGGCTGTAAGTTGGTTATAACTGGTTACAGTGAGTTATAATTGATGGTTCGGGAGCATTTTGGTTTTGCAGTGAATTGCACCACTGGAGAGAGAATAGAAGTAGTCAGTAGACTGGTTTGAACATGaaactttgcaaaaaaaaaattttattaaattttttaatAATTGCACAGGCCAGTAACAATAACCCCATGGCCCGTAGCTGGCTAGCTTTTCTTCAGGTCTGATTTTCTTTAGAACATTCCCTGTGGGGAATGTGAAATTCTTTCACTGGAAAACCAGTGCAGTCAAAAATCACTGTTCCAGTGGCATTTAATGCCAAGCAACTGCTCGGACTGCTCATTTTGTCTCTGTCCCACTTCTGCAGCCGGAGATCGAGCAGTGGAGCTCCTGGGATGATGACGCCCCAACAAGCATCAAGATTGAGGGTGGCAACGGTGCCGTGCCCCTCCAACCCAGTGAGAATGAGGAGGAGCCTGACTACTTCAAAGACATGGCCCCCACCATCAGGAAAACGCAGAAGGTGACCCTCCTCAGGACTGATAGCCTTTAGCCTTGAAGCTGGGTGGCATGCAGTATTTCCCAATTTGATCTTGACGCTGAAGATCAGACAGGGGCTGGAGGCCCAGCCTCATATGACCGCGGTTTATACCTAACGACCTAGACTGGCATGAGCGTGCATAGCTCTAACATGGTCCTCCTCCATGTCGCCTAGATCATCTTGAAGAAGCGGGAGCCCCTGAACTTCTCACTGCTTGATGGGAGCACTGGCTTCTCCAGCCGCCTGGCCGTCACGCAGGACATGCCTTTCATCCAGCCGTCGGTGGGTGTGATCCTTCCAGTCCCTTCTTTGGGGCTTGTGCTCTCAGTGGGACCCTTATTCTAGCTGCAGTATAATAAGGGATGGCTTTATTAGAACATTGCTGCTTTGTTCTCTGATggcctgttgttttttttattattattttttttatttacctttgaggAGGTCAACAGAAACCAAGAGATTTATTAGCACTTAAAAATACTGATGCCTGTTGGCTTGAAAAAAGCTGCTTATTGCTTACAGACGGTCCGAGGGCTCTCGGCTCACGGCTGAACCCCAGTGATGTCTCTGTCACAGGCTGAGTTGGGAGACCTGGACACCTGGCAAGAGCAGACGAATGCTTGGGAGGATGAGTCTGATGCTACCTGGGAGGCAGAAGAGGTGCTGAGGTGTGTTCTCTCCTCCGTCCCCCTCCTTCCCTCTCTGATTTATGTTCACAAGCACAAGCACTCCTAAGCCTGTGAGCGTAAGGAAACTGCTAGAACTTTTAATTTTCACACTGTAGGAATCATTAGTGTATAATATTGGAAAAACGCCAGTCAGTTCCCTTCTTTATTGGAAAATGTCGCATCTGCCTTGCTGTCATTTTTCTCCGAAACAGCAGGTGGCCACACATACCTTTCCCTTCAATAACTTCatcaacagtaaaaaaaaaaaaataataatttccaGGTTCATAGatcgtttttcttcttttatgcAGGCAGCAGAAGTTGGCCGAGAGGGAGAAACGGGCGATGGAACAGCAgaggaagaaaatggaaaaggaAGTGCAGAGACTGATGAAGAAAGAACAGAAAATAGCTGTCAAGCTTTCCTAACAGTGGCCGCACTCTGGTCATGATACAAGTTAAGGGATGTTATGGATTTCTGCATTGTATCCTGCTTCAGTAGATCAGATCCTCATAAAGCTACCTGTTAGTTACtgctttggagacagtgaggaaACTGCCGGCAGCGGGCCTGCTTTTCACAGCAGCCGATTTCCACAATTTTAGGGGACTTTTTAACTTCTTTGTCTTATCACTGGATGTTCGGCTCATGGACGATGACCTTCCACCCATCCTGGTCACTTCATATTGTTATATCTTATTCACTTTATTTATGGTGTTCATATTATTTATCTGAGGATGCTAATCCTTCTGTGTTCACACCCAGGTTTTTAGAGTACGAGACTGTGCACAACAAtgacagtgttgatgatgatgattatggtGTTATTTCCGTTTTAATTGATCTGGTCATCAGCAGATTGGTTCAGGGATATAACCAATCACATTGTAGAGGAGgtaggaccaaccaatcattgttccctctgccctcagaacatttttgtgtaagtaaaactcccatgggcACAGTGGGATGGTGGAGTGAGCCGCTGTTATATCACTAAAACCCAGCCAGAGTGAAGGCTTCCCTAGCAGCAGAGCTACACCAgtatttcagactgcaggagctaTTTTTGGGAGGATTTCTGCGTTACTGCAAGCAATGAACACCTTAAAACAAGCTGGAAAGAAAAGCAGGTTCATGTGCTCTGAAGAACAGGTTGCCCTGGCAGTACAACTGAATTTTCTTCGTATCATGTATCTTTGGACACAGAATCTCTCACAGCCCTGGCAGCTGGCTCTTCCAGTGCCCATGCAGCACGATAATTACTCTTGGAGTTTATTTTGCATGTGGGTCCGTACCCTTTGTCATCGATTTTCCTCGGgattggggcgggggggttatATCTTCATTTAGCTGTTAAGAGAAGGCAGGTTGGTTTTGGCCACATCTCCCATTCTGTGTGTGGTGATTTTGCTATTGGCATAAAAGCAAAGTAACCGAGTTTCTGAGAGACTGTTTTTGTGAGCTCGTCCTTCCACAGTCTTCTCTTTATGGCAGAGTATGTGCGTGTGCGAGAATAATGTTCACTGGTGATATAATTTTAAATATCTGTGGCTGGTTAGGAATGTGGATTGTGAACTAGGGCTAAGAGGATCAATGGGGTCGTTTATGTCCCGACGTGCTGCATTCTGACGGCGTATAGTGTGCTGTAGGCAGAATCATTCCAtttcttttgcctccttttgatACAGGTTTCACAAATTACAAAAGACTGTGATCCACTTCCAAagtttatttttgacatgggtAAATCCATAACATTTGgggtatttttaatatccagccGTGAATATCTCTAGGATTATACAATACGCAGGCAGTAAATTTGCTCTTCTCAGAAGGGTTGCACTTGTTCCTTTTTGACCTGCAATGGCCACTTTGCTCTTCAGATGACCAGCAAGATACTAAAC encodes:
- the LOC125719242 gene encoding receptor-binding cancer antigen expressed on SiSo cells-like, whose amino-acid sequence is MAISQFRLFRICTCLAWLLSFFKRLICRSGRFRKLSGDQISLPTTVDFSLPKQPEIEQWSSWDDDAPTSIKIEGGNGAVPLQPSENEEEPDYFKDMAPTIRKTQKIILKKREPLNFSLLDGSTGFSSRLAVTQDMPFIQPSAELGDLDTWQEQTNAWEDESDATWEAEEVLRQQKLAEREKRAMEQQRKKMEKEVQRLMKKEQKIAVKLS